TGCACCCCGAGCAGGAAACCGGGGCCGGTGCCGCGGAAGGCCTCGACCAGGCCGTCCGGCGCTCTGGCCTCGGCGACCAGGCCCTCGCCCAGACGGGCGATGCCCTGGCCGTGCAGCGAATTCACCCGGACCCGCGAGGTGCCGGCCAGTGAGGCCAGCAGGCCGCCGGGGACCAGGTCGACGTCGTGCGCCGGACCGTACTGCGCGTCCAGCGGATCCTCTGGGTTCTCGCGGTGGTCCATCATCCCGGGGACCTCGTGCACCTTCTGGTGCAGGCGACCGCCCAGGGCGACGTTGACCTCCTGCAGGCCGCGGCAGATCGCCAGTACCGGCAGGCCCATGGCGATCGCACGCGGGGCCAGGGCCAGGGTGTTGGCGTCGCGGGCGGGGTCGTGCAGGTTGCCCTCCCAGCTGGGCTCGTCGCTGTAATGGTGCGGCTCGATATTGCTGACCGCGCCGGTGAGCAGCAGGCCGTCCAGGCGGGAAAGCCACGTGTCCGGATCCGGGGCCGGCTGCAGCGAGGGCATCAGGACCGGGATGGCATCGGCGCCGTCGACCACCGCGCGCACGTACTTCTCGCCGGCGGCGAGGAAGGGGTGCGGACCGATCAGTTTGCGGTCGGTAGGCAGTCCGACCAGCGGCGTCAGGGCCATGCGAGCAGCGTCCGATGGCGTTCAGGCAACTTACCCCGGCCGTTTTATTTTTACAACACGAGGCCATTACCCACGCGACAGGCGGCGCCGCGGCGGGCGATGGCGTTGAGTATTCTTGACGACAGCACCGCTGTTACCCTCGTCTGGACCCGCCGAGCCACCGCCATGACCCCACCGTCCACGTCCGCACTTCCCGCCGGCGACCTGGCCACCCTGCAGGCCCTCGGGAGCG
This genomic interval from Pseudoxanthomonas suwonensis 11-1 contains the following:
- a CDS encoding gamma-glutamyl-gamma-aminobutyrate hydrolase family protein — translated: MALTPLVGLPTDRKLIGPHPFLAAGEKYVRAVVDGADAIPVLMPSLQPAPDPDTWLSRLDGLLLTGAVSNIEPHHYSDEPSWEGNLHDPARDANTLALAPRAIAMGLPVLAICRGLQEVNVALGGRLHQKVHEVPGMMDHRENPEDPLDAQYGPAHDVDLVPGGLLASLAGTSRVRVNSLHGQGIARLGEGLVAEARAPDGLVEAFRGTGPGFLLGVQWHPEWQVSSNPFYLAIFRAFGDACRAWAERRAATPAPDRTRTTA